A DNA window from Arachis duranensis cultivar V14167 chromosome 3, aradu.V14167.gnm2.J7QH, whole genome shotgun sequence contains the following coding sequences:
- the LOC107479497 gene encoding lysine-rich arabinogalactan protein 19-like — protein MRSTLRSRAPLSRTSTFFSLFSPPTAVAAAAPTAAARPTSVTVLDHHFPSPLTTTRSLPLPLTPLTPLTVTNPSAATPPSLPAARSVSFLPAHSPIILLFHHHQPFPPQFLILQPKPPPRPSSPSPFTAVPISVSAAPALS, from the coding sequence ATGCGAAGCAcactgcgcagtcgcgcacCCCTTTCCCGAACCTCCAccttcttctccctcttctctccCCCAACTGCCGTCGCAGCAGCAGCGCCGACCGCCGCCGCACGACCTACCTCCGTCACCGTCCTTGACCATCATTTCCCTTCCCCTCTCACCACAACCCgttctctccctctccctctcacTCCTCTCACCCCTCTCACCGTGACCAACCCCTCCGCCGCCACCCCGCCATCACTGCCGGCGGCTCGCTCCGTCTCCTTCCTTCCTGCACATTCCCCTATCATTCTCCTCTTTCACCATCACCAACCCTTTCCCCCTCAGTTTCTCATTCTTCAGCCCAAACCACCGCCCCGGCCGTCTTCACCGTCACCGTTCACGGCGGTTCCAATTTCTGTCTCTGCTGCCCCTGCCCTATCCTAG